From a single Candidatus Methylacidiphilales bacterium genomic region:
- a CDS encoding DUF6268 family outer membrane beta-barrel protein — protein MSPGLYKKVDFPEHCGSFQSMKTSAFTLTLSLCLGAACLPVVAEDADWLKVEEGPKRSAIGHEFGLSHSYTDRGEIDQGDKEVGKLGSQASKFFYVMTTPVAEKVALRTGVDYGRYSLDIPDNTLLPNTLQSVAVTLGADVELSEHWLMRFEVSPGLYSDFQDISTSDFNAPIILGFSYLVDSKLQIVFGLAVDPLFSTKINGLMDSPAFPGVGVRWQFADKWTLNAILPEPEIQYDFSDQIQLFAGGRIKGGSYRVSEHHGSDVGRQDFNNDVVSYQEVRAGVGARYRVHPAVTLEAELGYTLERSLRFRNEDGLNYDGGSAPYAQLGLKGKF, from the coding sequence GTGTCGCCCGGATTGTACAAAAAAGTGGATTTCCCGGAGCATTGTGGCAGTTTCCAGTCGATGAAAACGTCCGCCTTCACCTTGACCCTCTCCCTCTGTCTGGGAGCCGCCTGCCTGCCTGTGGTGGCCGAAGACGCCGATTGGCTGAAGGTGGAAGAGGGCCCCAAACGTTCGGCCATTGGCCATGAGTTCGGCCTGAGCCACAGTTACACCGACCGAGGCGAGATCGACCAGGGCGACAAAGAAGTCGGCAAACTCGGTTCGCAGGCGTCCAAGTTCTTTTACGTCATGACCACACCCGTGGCTGAAAAAGTCGCCCTCCGCACCGGAGTCGATTACGGCCGTTACTCCCTCGACATCCCGGATAACACCCTCCTCCCGAACACCCTCCAAAGTGTGGCCGTGACCCTTGGGGCCGATGTGGAACTCTCCGAGCACTGGCTCATGCGCTTCGAAGTATCCCCGGGCCTGTACAGCGACTTCCAGGACATTTCCACCTCGGATTTCAACGCCCCGATCATCCTCGGGTTCAGCTATTTGGTGGACAGCAAATTGCAAATTGTCTTCGGCTTGGCCGTCGATCCGCTTTTTTCCACCAAGATCAACGGGCTGATGGACAGCCCGGCCTTCCCCGGTGTCGGGGTCCGCTGGCAGTTTGCCGACAAGTGGACGCTCAACGCCATCCTGCCCGAGCCGGAAATCCAGTATGACTTCAGCGACCAGATCCAGCTCTTCGCCGGCGGACGCATCAAAGGGGGAAGCTACCGTGTCAGTGAGCACCATGGCAGTGATGTCGGACGCCAGGACTTCAACAATGACGTGGTCAGTTACCAGGAAGTGCGGGCCGGTGTCGGGGCGCGTTATCGCGTGCATCCCGCGGTGACACTGGAAGCCGAACTGGGATACACCCTCGAGCGTTCCCTCAGATTCCGCAACGAAGACGGATTGAACTACGATGGGGGTTCCGCCCCCTACGCCCAACTCGGTCTCAAGGGCAAATTCTGA
- a CDS encoding alpha/beta fold hydrolase has product MDTKTARRRLPGWAKMAILLMVLLAAGLWLITGLLADLATRVPPTSRPSFQPGLLHIDAERVRFRSLDGLSLVAWWMDAPGNGKPVVVILHGFGASKEHMLNYLLLAHQAGCPALAIDFRGHGESDPSLTSLGYHEQKDAAAAVAWVRQRRPGSPVVLWGTSMGAVTALHTAAHHPEGISGVIADAPFDSLHHTMVRHADLFFGLPEFPLLTLTEPRIEARAGFRIRDVDTVEALKLVRVPVLFIAGENDVRMPVALVRSLHDGYRGPKAWYVIPGTGHEYRPFEKEFQEIVTGFLLRPPADP; this is encoded by the coding sequence ATGGACACAAAAACCGCCCGCCGCCGTCTGCCCGGATGGGCAAAAATGGCAATACTGCTGATGGTCTTGCTCGCGGCCGGACTTTGGTTGATCACCGGCTTGTTGGCCGACCTGGCCACCCGTGTCCCGCCGACCTCCCGTCCGTCTTTCCAGCCCGGCCTGCTGCACATCGACGCCGAACGGGTCCGATTCCGTTCCCTCGACGGTTTGTCGCTGGTCGCTTGGTGGATGGATGCCCCCGGAAACGGAAAACCGGTGGTGGTGATCCTGCACGGCTTTGGAGCGAGCAAGGAACACATGCTCAACTACCTTCTGCTGGCCCATCAGGCGGGCTGCCCGGCCCTGGCCATCGATTTTCGCGGCCACGGGGAAAGCGACCCCAGCCTGACCAGTCTCGGTTACCACGAACAAAAGGACGCCGCCGCTGCCGTGGCCTGGGTCCGGCAGCGCCGGCCCGGTTCCCCGGTGGTGCTTTGGGGTACCTCGATGGGGGCGGTCACCGCCCTCCACACCGCCGCCCACCACCCGGAGGGCATCAGCGGGGTCATTGCCGACGCCCCCTTCGACAGCCTGCACCACACCATGGTCCGGCACGCGGATTTGTTTTTTGGCCTGCCGGAATTCCCCCTGCTGACCCTGACCGAACCCCGGATCGAGGCCCGGGCCGGTTTCCGCATCCGCGATGTCGACACGGTGGAAGCCCTGAAACTGGTCAGGGTTCCCGTCCTGTTCATCGCCGGGGAAAATGACGTGCGCATGCCGGTGGCGTTGGTCCGGTCGCTGCACGACGGCTACCGGGGCCCCAAGGCCTGGTATGTCATCCCGGGCACCGGCCACGAATACCGCCCGTTCGAGAAGGAATTCCAGGAAATCGTGACCGGATTCCTCCTGCGGCCGCCGGCCGATCCCTAA
- a CDS encoding zinc metallopeptidase translates to MLFIIFIVTMVISLVAAARVKSTYHKYAQVPAGSGLTGATAAARILAAAGIDDVEIVEHQGFLGDHYNPMNKQLVLCSENFHGDNAAALGVAAHECGHAIQHKIAYAPLQWRMASVGVTTYANQVVTWLPIIGLFMGLISTPQMFLIMAIAWGVIMLFNLVTLPVEFDASRRAVVILNKMRLVTTEEADIGVRKVLNAAGWTYVAAFITSLAYMLYYLLPLLMGRRSD, encoded by the coding sequence ATGCTGTTCATCATCTTCATCGTCACCATGGTGATTTCGCTCGTGGCCGCCGCCCGGGTGAAGTCCACCTACCACAAATACGCCCAAGTCCCGGCCGGCTCCGGCCTCACCGGGGCCACCGCCGCCGCCCGCATCCTCGCCGCCGCCGGGATCGACGACGTCGAAATCGTCGAACACCAGGGTTTCCTCGGCGACCACTACAACCCCATGAACAAGCAGCTGGTGCTCTGTTCGGAAAACTTCCATGGCGACAACGCCGCCGCCCTCGGCGTGGCCGCGCACGAATGCGGTCACGCCATCCAGCACAAGATCGCCTATGCCCCCCTGCAATGGCGCATGGCCTCGGTCGGCGTCACCACCTACGCCAACCAGGTCGTCACGTGGCTGCCGATCATCGGTTTGTTCATGGGCCTGATCTCGACTCCCCAGATGTTCCTCATCATGGCCATCGCCTGGGGCGTGATCATGCTCTTCAACCTTGTCACCCTGCCGGTCGAATTCGATGCCTCGCGCCGCGCGGTGGTCATCTTGAACAAGATGCGACTGGTCACGACCGAGGAAGCCGATATCGGCGTCCGCAAAGTCCTGAACGCCGCCGGTTGGACCTATGTGGCCGCCTTCATTACCTCGCTGGCCTACATGCTCTACTACCTCCTGCCCCTCCTCATGGGCCGACGGAGCGACTGA
- a CDS encoding phosphoenolpyruvate carboxylase produces the protein MTAQDFREVGFSKLDQDLSFLIGAFREVLVELGESEVAAQLPWSSGTKAPSKAAPFTTKLGQACSIGFHLLNLVEENVAAQMRRARASTEPPQVEPGLWADHLRDLKAAGWKPEAVAAALPGIRVEPVLTAHPTEAKRSTVLELHRELYVLLVQRENQMWTPLELGANRAQIKVVLEQLWRTGEVLLEKPGVSKERQTIMYYLREVFPAVLPRLDLQLRQAWEAVGWDKRLLADPQKLPRLRFGSWVGGDRDGHPLVTAKVTEESLRELREQALLVLFRMVEKLPRHLSINAADHAAPALLDKAIRRNIRLLGARGEKAVARNPLEPWRQFASLIMARMPAALNELGRVEILEHDGAYPGPDDMIGDLKLLRQSLQKIGAGRVAASVVDPIIRAASVFGFHLAALDVRQNSAFHDKALSQLMVAAGLDGADFSEWSESERVSFLEKELRSPRPFLHAEAPVGPEATAVLDCYRVLARHLARHGADGLGALITSMTRRYSDLLVVYVLAREAGLATAHSGQLVCDLPVVPLFETLEDLEAAPGIMRKFLDHPVTRASLKRQQPRVKCPVQQVMIGYSDSNKDVGILASQWALHRGQAELATVASECGTEIRFFHGRGGTISRGAGPTHRFLEALPHGSLLGDLRVTEQGETIAQKYANQITAAFNLEVLLAGVTGVTLHHRKRSVPHSSDEAIASSLSRFSSEAYRALLHREGFMDFYTQATPLDALEQSRIGSRPSRRTGARTLADLRAIPWVFSWTQSRFYLPGWYGVGTALERLEKEEPDLFKVLCSRIGKWPFLRYVLTNVETNLASADPVIMADYAGLVPAAALRRAFLDDIRGEYRRSRKMLDRIFGGRPLEQRRPRMLKTLELRDAPLRSLHRQQVDLLRHWRKLRDRDQAREAAALLPQILLSINAIASGLRTTG, from the coding sequence GTGACTGCACAGGATTTTCGCGAAGTGGGTTTTTCCAAGCTGGACCAGGATCTCTCCTTTCTCATCGGGGCCTTCCGGGAGGTCTTGGTGGAATTGGGAGAAAGCGAGGTGGCGGCCCAGCTTCCCTGGTCGTCCGGGACCAAGGCACCGTCCAAGGCGGCCCCCTTCACGACCAAGCTGGGGCAGGCCTGTTCCATCGGTTTTCATCTGCTGAACCTGGTGGAAGAAAATGTGGCCGCGCAGATGCGCCGGGCCCGGGCCAGCACCGAACCCCCCCAGGTGGAGCCGGGTCTATGGGCCGACCACCTGCGCGATCTCAAGGCGGCGGGATGGAAGCCGGAGGCGGTGGCAGCCGCCCTTCCCGGCATCCGGGTCGAGCCGGTCCTGACCGCCCACCCGACCGAGGCCAAGCGTTCCACCGTGTTGGAATTGCACCGGGAACTCTATGTGTTGTTGGTGCAGCGCGAGAACCAGATGTGGACGCCGCTCGAACTCGGGGCCAACCGGGCCCAGATCAAGGTGGTGCTGGAGCAGCTCTGGCGCACCGGCGAGGTCCTCCTGGAGAAGCCGGGTGTTTCCAAGGAACGCCAGACCATCATGTATTACCTGCGCGAGGTCTTCCCCGCCGTCCTGCCCCGGTTGGACCTGCAACTGCGGCAGGCTTGGGAGGCCGTGGGCTGGGACAAGCGGTTGCTGGCCGACCCGCAAAAACTGCCCCGTCTGCGTTTTGGTTCGTGGGTGGGCGGCGACCGGGACGGACACCCGCTGGTCACCGCCAAAGTCACGGAGGAATCCCTGCGGGAACTGCGCGAACAGGCCCTGCTGGTCCTCTTCCGCATGGTGGAGAAACTTCCCCGCCACCTCAGCATCAACGCCGCCGACCATGCCGCCCCGGCCCTTCTGGACAAAGCCATCCGCCGCAATATCCGCCTCCTCGGAGCCCGGGGGGAGAAAGCCGTGGCCCGCAACCCCCTCGAGCCCTGGCGTCAATTCGCCAGCCTCATCATGGCCCGTATGCCGGCGGCCCTCAACGAACTCGGACGGGTGGAGATCCTTGAACACGACGGGGCCTATCCAGGTCCTGACGACATGATCGGCGACCTCAAGCTCCTGCGCCAGTCCCTGCAAAAAATCGGGGCCGGCCGGGTCGCTGCCTCCGTGGTGGATCCGATCATCCGCGCCGCCTCGGTTTTCGGATTCCATCTGGCGGCATTGGATGTGCGCCAGAACAGCGCCTTCCACGACAAGGCCCTTTCCCAGCTCATGGTGGCCGCCGGGCTCGATGGTGCGGATTTTTCCGAATGGAGCGAGAGCGAGCGGGTGAGCTTCCTGGAGAAAGAACTGCGTTCTCCCCGTCCCTTCCTCCACGCCGAGGCCCCGGTGGGGCCCGAGGCCACCGCGGTTCTGGACTGTTACCGTGTGCTGGCCCGCCATCTGGCCCGCCACGGCGCGGACGGATTGGGGGCATTGATCACCAGCATGACCCGGCGCTATTCGGATCTTCTCGTGGTTTATGTGCTGGCCCGCGAAGCCGGACTGGCGACCGCGCACTCGGGACAACTGGTCTGCGACCTGCCGGTGGTGCCGTTGTTCGAGACCCTGGAGGATCTGGAGGCCGCGCCCGGCATCATGCGCAAGTTCCTCGACCATCCCGTCACCCGGGCCTCGCTCAAGCGCCAGCAACCCCGGGTCAAATGCCCGGTCCAGCAGGTGATGATCGGCTACAGCGACAGCAACAAGGACGTCGGCATCCTCGCCAGTCAATGGGCTCTGCACCGGGGCCAGGCCGAACTGGCCACCGTGGCCTCGGAATGCGGGACCGAGATCCGTTTCTTCCATGGTCGCGGTGGCACCATCAGCCGCGGAGCCGGACCCACCCACCGCTTCCTCGAGGCCCTGCCCCACGGGTCGCTCCTGGGCGATCTCCGCGTCACCGAACAAGGGGAAACCATCGCCCAAAAATACGCCAACCAGATCACGGCCGCCTTCAATCTGGAGGTCCTCCTGGCCGGGGTCACCGGCGTCACCCTGCATCACCGCAAGCGCTCGGTGCCGCACAGCTCCGATGAGGCCATTGCCTCCTCATTGTCCCGATTCAGCAGCGAGGCCTACCGGGCCTTGTTGCACCGGGAGGGTTTCATGGATTTCTACACCCAGGCCACCCCGCTGGACGCCTTGGAGCAAAGCCGCATCGGTTCACGCCCGAGCCGCCGGACCGGAGCCCGCACCCTGGCCGATCTTCGCGCCATTCCCTGGGTCTTCAGTTGGACCCAGTCCCGTTTCTACCTGCCCGGCTGGTATGGCGTTGGGACGGCATTGGAACGCCTGGAAAAAGAAGAACCGGACCTCTTCAAGGTCCTGTGTTCGCGGATCGGCAAGTGGCCGTTCCTGCGCTACGTCCTGACCAATGTCGAAACCAACCTCGCCAGCGCGGATCCGGTGATCATGGCCGATTACGCCGGCCTGGTACCTGCGGCGGCCTTGCGCCGGGCCTTCCTCGACGACATCCGTGGCGAATACCGCCGCTCGCGCAAAATGCTCGACCGCATCTTTGGCGGCCGTCCGTTGGAGCAACGCCGCCCGCGCATGCTCAAGACCCTCGAACTCCGCGATGCCCCCCTCCGGTCGCTCCACCGCCAACAGGTTGACCTCTTGCGGCACTGGAGGAAATTGCGCGACCGGGACCAGGCGCGCGAGGCCGCCGCATTGTTGCCGCAAATCCTGCTTTCCATCAACGCCATCGCCAGTGGATTGCGGACAACGGGTTAG
- a CDS encoding shikimate dehydrogenase, whose amino-acid sequence MSEVITAQSLGNLRGDVPLYGVIGWPVAHSLSPAMQEAAFRACGLSARYLKIALAPEELAAGVEAMRRLPFAGWNCTIPHKNALFPLMDRVEASAEAIGGVNTVVNRDGTLEGHSTDGAGWSRAIREDFGVEVRDQRILLLGAGGAGRAIAHQAVREGCRSLVLVNRTLETAHELARELDQAERVRVVAWENGPLAGALDATDLIVNASSVGLKAEDPPALAGSLLRPDHLVYDTIYNPSPTGLLREAARAGARTANGLSMLLHQGALSFEIWTGKEAPVEEMRQALAAEAKAHRV is encoded by the coding sequence ATGTCCGAGGTGATCACCGCACAGAGTTTGGGAAACCTCCGGGGCGATGTGCCTCTCTACGGGGTCATCGGCTGGCCGGTTGCGCACTCGCTTTCCCCAGCCATGCAGGAGGCCGCCTTCCGCGCCTGCGGCCTTTCCGCCCGCTACCTGAAGATCGCCCTGGCCCCCGAGGAATTGGCCGCCGGTGTGGAAGCCATGCGACGCCTTCCCTTTGCCGGTTGGAACTGCACCATTCCGCACAAGAATGCCCTTTTCCCGTTGATGGACCGGGTGGAGGCCAGCGCGGAAGCGATCGGTGGCGTCAACACGGTCGTCAACAGGGATGGAACGCTTGAAGGGCACAGCACTGACGGCGCGGGTTGGTCGCGGGCCATCCGGGAGGATTTCGGCGTCGAGGTCCGGGACCAGCGCATCTTGCTGCTCGGCGCCGGCGGCGCGGGCCGGGCCATTGCCCACCAAGCGGTGAGGGAAGGATGCCGGTCGTTGGTTCTGGTCAATCGCACACTTGAAACCGCCCACGAGCTGGCGAGGGAACTGGACCAAGCGGAGCGTGTCCGTGTGGTGGCGTGGGAAAACGGCCCACTGGCCGGGGCCTTGGATGCGACCGACCTGATTGTCAATGCCAGCTCGGTGGGGTTGAAAGCGGAAGATCCCCCGGCCCTGGCGGGCTCCCTGCTCCGACCTGACCATCTGGTCTACGACACCATCTACAACCCCTCACCGACCGGTCTGTTGCGGGAAGCCGCCCGGGCCGGGGCCCGGACCGCCAACGGCCTTTCCATGCTGCTCCACCAGGGCGCCTTGTCGTTTGAAATCTGGACCGGAAAAGAAGCGCCCGTTGAGGAAATGCGGCAGGCGCTGGCGGCAGAGGCTAAAGCGCACCGCGTTTGA
- a CDS encoding MFS transporter encodes MSSVPVRRREIFGWACYDFANSSFTTVIITVVYSIYFVESVNGGKPGGYGLWSLVLALSQIVVIATAPWLGAVGDVTARKKTFLALSAWVCSLATASLFWTGPGTLLLACALVFLANIAFSIGENFCASFLPEISTRENVGRISAYGWGFGYCGGLLSLGLALFLIKGTALADPVRWTFAMTGAFFFLASLPTLLLLRERAVPQPGISAAGAARAAWGKLVETFHEIRHHRTLAWFFVSFFFYITGLSAVFAFAAIVARDLYGFTQEEVIILFAALQVTSTLGALGFGWLQDRWGARPVLIASLLGWVVVSFSAGWCTDKTSFWIIGACAGLVMGSTQSASRAVVSSLTPAGRSGEYFGFWGLFGKLAAVVGPLALGQGAEIWSLRTATMVNTVFFIVGLGVFIAIRWKPKAQAA; translated from the coding sequence ATGTCTTCCGTTCCCGTCCGACGGCGAGAGATTTTCGGGTGGGCCTGTTACGACTTCGCCAACTCCTCCTTCACCACGGTCATCATCACCGTGGTTTACAGCATCTACTTTGTCGAATCGGTCAATGGCGGGAAACCCGGCGGCTACGGACTCTGGTCGCTCGTCCTCGCCCTTTCCCAAATCGTGGTCATCGCCACCGCGCCCTGGCTGGGTGCCGTCGGCGACGTGACCGCACGCAAGAAAACCTTCCTCGCCCTCTCCGCCTGGGTCTGCAGCCTGGCCACAGCGTCGCTTTTCTGGACCGGACCCGGCACCCTCCTCCTGGCCTGTGCCCTCGTCTTCCTGGCCAACATCGCTTTTTCCATCGGGGAAAATTTCTGCGCCAGCTTCCTTCCGGAGATCAGCACGCGCGAGAACGTCGGACGCATCTCGGCCTACGGCTGGGGCTTTGGTTACTGCGGCGGCCTGCTCAGCCTGGGGTTGGCGCTATTCCTGATCAAGGGAACAGCGCTGGCCGACCCCGTCCGCTGGACCTTCGCCATGACCGGCGCCTTCTTTTTCCTGGCCAGTCTCCCCACCCTCCTCCTCTTGCGCGAACGCGCGGTCCCACAGCCCGGTATTTCCGCCGCCGGGGCGGCCCGGGCGGCCTGGGGCAAACTGGTCGAAACCTTCCACGAAATCCGCCACCACCGCACCCTGGCCTGGTTCTTCGTCTCCTTCTTTTTCTATATCACCGGCCTGTCCGCCGTCTTCGCCTTCGCCGCCATCGTGGCCCGCGACCTTTACGGATTCACCCAGGAGGAGGTGATCATCCTTTTTGCCGCACTCCAGGTCACCAGCACCCTCGGAGCCCTGGGCTTTGGCTGGCTCCAAGACCGCTGGGGTGCCCGCCCCGTCTTGATCGCCTCCCTCCTTGGTTGGGTGGTGGTGTCGTTTTCCGCCGGTTGGTGCACGGACAAGACTTCCTTCTGGATCATCGGGGCCTGTGCCGGCCTGGTCATGGGCTCGACCCAGTCGGCCAGTCGCGCCGTCGTTTCCAGCCTCACCCCGGCCGGCCGATCCGGGGAATACTTCGGGTTCTGGGGATTGTTCGGCAAACTCGCCGCGGTCGTCGGCCCGCTGGCCCTGGGCCAAGGGGCCGAGATTTGGAGCCTCCGCACCGCCACCATGGTGAACACGGTATTTTTCATCGTCGGTCTGGGGGTGTTTATCGCCATTCGTTGGAAACCCAAAGCGCAGGCGGCCTGA
- a CDS encoding type II toxin-antitoxin system VapC family toxin, with protein sequence MSDVYLLDTNVISDLTDETRTGHASLNARFASVQDQVLLPSMAVGEIRFGFAKAPNLRPDKRATINTFIARFDQVPFDKDCVEPYAIVRAELFKMHGTPDGKRSKFIEKHPEDLAEKITGKELGIDEPDLIIASIAMAMNLILVTSDAKLGMNRVKEAAENVFHDGKFPVRLRIENWSSA encoded by the coding sequence ATGAGCGACGTCTACCTCCTTGATACCAACGTTATCTCCGATCTCACGGACGAGACACGCACGGGGCATGCCTCGCTCAACGCCCGTTTCGCGTCCGTCCAGGACCAGGTGCTTCTACCCAGTATGGCTGTTGGCGAAATCCGCTTCGGCTTCGCCAAAGCGCCCAATCTCCGTCCTGACAAACGCGCAACGATTAACACTTTCATTGCTCGCTTTGACCAAGTGCCGTTCGACAAGGATTGTGTAGAGCCTTACGCAATTGTCCGTGCGGAGCTTTTCAAGATGCACGGAACGCCGGATGGGAAGCGCTCGAAATTTATTGAAAAACATCCCGAAGATCTGGCCGAAAAAATCACCGGAAAAGAACTCGGCATTGATGAACCCGACCTCATCATCGCCAGCATTGCGATGGCGATGAATTTGATTCTCGTTACCAGCGATGCCAAATTAGGAATGAACCGTGTAAAAGAAGCGGCTGAAAATGTTTTCCATGACGGTAAGTTTCCGGTTCGACTGAGAATTGAAAACTGGTCATCAGCCTAA
- a CDS encoding NAD(P)/FAD-dependent oxidoreductase has product MPSSVPRPSASARPAVDKPSPDGWDLIVIGGGAAGFFGALSFAATRQDKQARTLILEKSPRTLAKVAVSGGGRCNVTHHCFEPRELVKHYPRGGRALIGAFTRWQPRDTVDWFEARGVRLKTEDDGRMFPLTDHSQTIIDCLEGEARRLGVEVRTGCGAERLEQTGGGFAVHTPAGILHAARVLVASGGTRSGETLASALGHVIIPPAPSLFSFHIRNPLLEGLAGLSMARVAASVPETGLRQQGALLVTHNGLSGPAILRLSAWGARWMQEQNYHFPVKIDWLPDHGPDALAERFRQVRAEWNRKQVGTLSPFPEIPQRLWERLAACSLNWSEWSRESEKILTDRLKQTTLSVAGKSMNKEEFVTAGGVDLAGVDLRTMESRTVPGLYFAGEALDIDGVTGGFNFQAAWTTGYLAGTAAARAG; this is encoded by the coding sequence ATGCCGTCCTCCGTCCCCCGTCCTTCCGCCTCCGCCCGGCCCGCGGTGGACAAGCCGTCTCCTGATGGCTGGGACCTGATCGTCATCGGAGGCGGGGCCGCCGGATTCTTCGGCGCCCTGTCTTTTGCCGCCACCCGCCAAGACAAGCAGGCCCGCACCCTCATCCTGGAAAAAAGCCCGCGCACCCTGGCCAAGGTGGCCGTCTCCGGCGGCGGGCGCTGCAACGTCACCCACCACTGCTTCGAACCCCGCGAACTCGTGAAGCACTACCCGCGCGGCGGCCGGGCCCTCATCGGGGCCTTCACCCGCTGGCAACCCCGCGACACCGTCGACTGGTTCGAGGCCCGCGGCGTCCGCCTCAAGACCGAGGACGACGGGCGGATGTTTCCCCTCACCGACCACTCACAAACCATCATCGATTGCCTGGAGGGCGAGGCCCGCCGTCTGGGGGTCGAAGTCCGGACCGGCTGCGGGGCGGAGCGACTGGAACAGACCGGCGGCGGTTTTGCCGTGCACACCCCGGCCGGCATCCTGCACGCCGCCCGGGTGTTGGTGGCCAGCGGCGGAACGCGCAGTGGCGAGACCCTGGCCTCCGCCCTCGGACACGTGATCATCCCTCCGGCGCCCTCGCTCTTCAGCTTCCACATCCGCAATCCGCTCTTGGAAGGCCTGGCCGGTCTGAGCATGGCCCGGGTGGCGGCCTCGGTTCCGGAAACCGGGCTGCGCCAACAGGGCGCCCTGCTGGTCACCCACAACGGCCTCAGCGGACCGGCCATCCTCCGGCTCTCGGCCTGGGGCGCGCGTTGGATGCAGGAACAGAACTACCACTTCCCCGTGAAGATCGACTGGCTGCCCGACCACGGGCCCGATGCCCTGGCCGAGCGCTTCCGCCAAGTGCGGGCGGAATGGAACCGCAAGCAGGTCGGCACCCTGAGCCCCTTCCCGGAAATCCCCCAGCGCCTCTGGGAACGTCTGGCCGCCTGTTCCCTCAATTGGTCGGAATGGAGCCGCGAGTCCGAAAAAATCCTCACTGACCGCTTGAAACAAACCACCCTCTCCGTGGCCGGTAAAAGCATGAACAAGGAGGAATTCGTCACCGCCGGGGGCGTCGACCTGGCCGGGGTCGACCTCCGGACCATGGAAAGCCGGACCGTGCCGGGGCTTTACTTCGCCGGCGAGGCCCTGGACATCGACGGGGTCACGGGCGGATTCAATTTCCAAGCCGCCTGGACCACCGGTTATCTGGCCGGGACGGCGGCCGCCCGGGCTGGTTGA